DNA sequence from the Pirellulales bacterium genome:
ACTGGGAGGATTTCTCGGCCGTCGTCATGATGGTCAACCCGGTGTAAAAACTCTCTGGCGTGGCTGGCGTCGGCTCACTGACTTGGTCATAGGCTACCGACTCCCCCGCGGACCATGAATATTGCGGGTAACGATGAGCGCCGAGCCGTAGGCATGGCACCCAAGATATCAATACAAGTCTGAAGCTCCACTCGGGCTGACGCTGGGAACCGAATAGCGCAAGCCAACTACCCTCGACCGGTCATTGAACCGCCACGCTCGTCATTTCCCCGTTGTAGCGCACGTCCAGCGCGTTGTTGAATCGATTGAGCATCGTGATCAGGCCGATCAGAAACGTCAGCTCCACGATCTGAGGTTCGTTAAAGGATTCAGCGAGCCGGGCGAAGAAATCGTCGGGAATTCGATTGGAATCCCGCGTGACCAGCTCCGCATATTCGACTGCCAATCGCTCGCGCTGGGAATGAAGGCCGGCCGCGGTCAGATCGTCGGACATTCCCAGCGAGCGCATGATGTCGAGATGCGAATTGACGCAGAATTGGCATTCATGCAACTGCGAAACGCGGAGGATCACTTTTTCCAGAATGCCGCGTTCGAGCGTGCCGTTCGGATAAATGCTCTCCAGTCCGGAGAACGCCCGCAGCACGTTTTCATTCATCGCCATGGCCTGGAGCATTTCGAGCACCGGCCGCCCGCGCGCGAATAACTGCGCGCTCTCTTGGAACGACGGATTCTCCTTGAACTTTGCAAACGTCTTGGCGACTTGTGCCGAGTCGATGGTGATGCGCATGGGAACCTCAATTGGATCAGTCTACCGTACATCTAATGAGGATTTCTAGAAGCAGCTCGCCGAACGAGGAAAGACGGAGAACTTGACCCGCGCGAAGGGTGCATTTCCGTTCCCATGGACGTGGTCCGAATGGAATAACCAGTCCGACGATCTACGAATTAAGAGCAGGTCGTGCTGAGGCGGCGCAGCCGCGGCCGAGACAGGCTTCTCACCCATCTCCAAACGCGTCGCGATAGGGTCAATTCTCGGCCCAAGGAGGCCTTATGCGCCATGTTCTGTCGAGCGGATTGCGCTTTTGGATCGTCATTTCAGCGGCGGTTTTCATCGTGGTCGGTGGAGGCGGCAGCGTCTACGCGCAAGCTGGCGGCGGTGGGCGGCTCGTGGCTGGCGGAAATCAACCGGCCGCAAACGCGAAGCCAGAGCCGACCGAAGCACAAATCCAGTCCGGCCGAGATCTGTTCTTGAAGCGATGGAAGCAAGCCGATTTCGCGACGCCGACGGGCGACGGGCTGGGGCCAGTGTTCAATGGCCGTTCATGCGCGGAATGTCATGGAATGATCGGACCCGGCGGCGCAGGGACGAACGAACATAATGTCGATCTATTGAGCGTTACCCCGCCCAACCAAAAGAACCTTGATCGCAAAATGTTCGCCGAACGGATGACCGCCATCCATCCGGCGTTTACCGCGGACTTCGGTTCCGTGCGTCCCAACGTCACTCTGCACAAATTCGGAACCGATCCGGCCTACGGCGAATGGCGCCACGGTCTGCTAGGACTTGTCTCGAATGACAAGGAGCCCGACGCGAACTTGCGCAGTCTCGTGAAAAGGCAGATCGCCGCCTATGAGGGTGCGGGCAAACATTACAGCACTGAGAAGGCCATGCTTAAATGGGACCGTCAGGTGGACCTCACGATCACCCAGCGCAGCACTCCAGCGCTTTTCGGCTCGGGGCTGATCGATGAGATTCGCGACGAAGTGCTTCAAGAAACCGCCAAGGCACAGGCGAATCGGCGTGATACCGTGAAGGGAAAGGTCGCCGCGGCGCGTGGCGGGTCGCCCGGCAAGTTCGGCTGGCGCGGACAGACAGCGACACTCCAAGAGTTCGTGATGGGGGCTTGCGCGAACGAACTTGGCCTGGAGGTCCCGGGCCACAGTCAGGGGATCAATCCGATGGATCCAGCCTATCGCGCCAGAGGACTTGATTTGACCCAATCGCAATGCGCCGATCTGACGGCGTTTGTCGCCAGTTTGCCGCGCCCGACGCAACGGCAGCCTAAGAACATCGACGAGCTAAGACTTTGGAACGCCGGAGAGCAAGTCTTCAACTCGATCGGCTGCGCGACGTGCCACATGCGAACTCTCGACAGCGTCGATGGCCTTTATAGCGATCTGTTGCTCCACGATCTGGGTCCCAAACTGGCTGACCCGGCTGGCGCCAATCCGACTTCTGGTCCCGGAGCAGCGACGACGGCCTATTACGGCGGACCGGCCGACGTGTTCGTGCAAGTGCCTCCGATCACACGCCGCCAGTGGCGCACGCCGCCGCTTTGGGGCGTGGCCGATTCGGCCCCATATCTGCACGACGGCCGAGCCGTCACGCTCCAAGAGGCAATCGAGGCCCACGGCGGCGAGGCATTGCCGGCGGCCAAGCGGTTTGCCGCCTTGCCAATCGTAGAGCAAGTCAGAATGATCGCGTTCTTGAGCAGCCTGGCAGCGCCGAGCGCGCGGATTCTCGTCGCGCAGAAATAGGGCGGCAATTGCTATTCGCAATGCCCGCAGCAGGCGTCGAAGCGCCAGGTCAAACCCAAGCCGGTATACCACACTGCGACGGATTCTTGATTGCTGCCGAACGTGTCGTGGGCGTGGAACATCCCGCCGACGAACATATCCAGATCGAGGCACGGAACGAGAAAACCCTGACGGCCGATGCCGGCGGAAATCCGGTGTTGGTTAATCGTGCCGACGCTCGCCGCTTGGAATAGCTGCACCGCCGATTGGCCGATGGGAACTCCGTCCAGATTGCTGCCGACGCTATGGTTGAGCGGATTGGTGTTGTAGGAAT
Encoded proteins:
- a CDS encoding IS4 family transposase — encoded protein: LGGFLGRRHDGQPGVKTLWRGWRRLTDLVIGYRLPRGP
- a CDS encoding carboxymuconolactone decarboxylase family protein; this encodes MRITIDSAQVAKTFAKFKENPSFQESAQLFARGRPVLEMLQAMAMNENVLRAFSGLESIYPNGTLERGILEKVILRVSQLHECQFCVNSHLDIMRSLGMSDDLTAAGLHSQRERLAVEYAELVTRDSNRIPDDFFARLAESFNEPQIVELTFLIGLITMLNRFNNALDVRYNGEMTSVAVQ
- a CDS encoding di-heme oxidoredictase family protein yields the protein MRHVLSSGLRFWIVISAAVFIVVGGGGSVYAQAGGGGRLVAGGNQPAANAKPEPTEAQIQSGRDLFLKRWKQADFATPTGDGLGPVFNGRSCAECHGMIGPGGAGTNEHNVDLLSVTPPNQKNLDRKMFAERMTAIHPAFTADFGSVRPNVTLHKFGTDPAYGEWRHGLLGLVSNDKEPDANLRSLVKRQIAAYEGAGKHYSTEKAMLKWDRQVDLTITQRSTPALFGSGLIDEIRDEVLQETAKAQANRRDTVKGKVAAARGGSPGKFGWRGQTATLQEFVMGACANELGLEVPGHSQGINPMDPAYRARGLDLTQSQCADLTAFVASLPRPTQRQPKNIDELRLWNAGEQVFNSIGCATCHMRTLDSVDGLYSDLLLHDLGPKLADPAGANPTSGPGAATTAYYGGPADVFVQVPPITRRQWRTPPLWGVADSAPYLHDGRAVTLQEAIEAHGGEALPAAKRFAALPIVEQVRMIAFLSSLAAPSARILVAQK